The Leishmania mexicana MHOM/GT/2001/U1103 complete genome, chromosome 4 genome includes a window with the following:
- a CDS encoding putative exosome complex exonuclease RRP40, which produces MSTVSTSSIPSRGITELAPLRGHVCLPGEPVLMTQPGVVVAIGGGLRLLAQPTPTPSADGASQALTDVFLSEYCAPLQRGSHHLHTHVPRYTVPTPASRRYTPRAGDPVLAIIARKVSQHYYYCYIGGSALAYMDALAFDGATKVSRPRLVEGDVVYCYVKPRAGSNYVEGVHRSVASGVFDTTGEVEVSCTAAEVGLPPKDWTSGEAVFGPLQGGRVLHLPLAYVRRLLTPLGSSPDKASAQQRKRGHTEGEGGDGDEVPASYLLQLLGRRVPFEVAVGLNGLVWVRGLSSEADATAAARRTVAVSSCISEAQYDVTRAEMEARVEVYFPS; this is translated from the coding sequence ATGTCTACGGTGTCCACCAGCTCCATCCCAAGTAGAGGGATCACGGAGCTTGCCCCTTTAAGGGGGCACGTGTGCCTGCCTGGAGAACCGGTGCTGATGACGCAGCCcggcgtcgtggtggcgATCGGAGGTGGCCTTCGGCTGCTTGCCCagcccacacccacacccagcGCTGATGGCGCATCGCAGGCCCTCACAGACGTCTTCCTTTCTGAGTACTGTGCCCCCCTTCAGCGCGGAAGCCATCATCTTCACACACACGTTCCCCGGTACACAGTGCCGACGCCGGCGAGTAGACGATACACCCCCCGCGCCGGTGATCCGGTGCTTGCCATTATTGCCCGTAAAGTGAGCCAGCACTATTACTACTGCTACATTGGTGGCTCCGCCCTGGCCTACATGGACGCCTTGGCGTTTGACGGCGCCACGAAGGTGAGCCGACCGCGGCTGGTGGAGGGCGATGTTGTGTACTGCTACGTGAAGCCTCGTGCTGGATCAAACTACGTCGAAGGCGTACATCGGTCGGTGGCCAGTGGGGTATTTGACACAACTGGCGAAGTCGAGGTGAGctgcacagcggcagaggtTGGGCTGCCGCCCAAGGACTGGACATCCGGGGAAGCCGTCTTCGGTCCGTTGCAGGGCGGTCGCGTTCTGCACCTCCCACTGGCGTACGTGCGTCGTCTGCTCACACCCCTGGGCTCATCCCCAGACAAGGCATCAGCACAGCAGCGAAAGCGTGGTCACACggaaggcgaaggcggtgatggcgatgaAGTCCCCGCCTCGtacctccttcagctgctggGGCGCAGAGTGCCCTTCGAGGTGGCTGTCGGCCTCAACGGACTCGTGTGGGTGCGGGGGCTCTCTAGCGAGGCTGAcgccacggccgctgccCGGCGCACTGTCGCCGTAAGCTCGTGCATCTCCGAGGCGCAGTACGACGTCACTCGCGCCGAGATGGAGGCCCGCGTCGAGGTGTACTTTCCTTCCTGA
- a CDS encoding surface antigen-like protein, which yields MLVVACVALSPAAAYTTDQCREVSRCDVDGTLVYAFSGECVCCPEMPTGDILPVQCVPSTAHCPSVPSCRACDTTPGMCDTCMTGYVLEPANICNECLASMCDVCQSGSEGKRCQLCSEGYYWMTGGECHPVSNSQDSESNTQCRVAFCSTCPSTTASSCTKCNDGYAKDSNGFCVSACSVQQCDMCYTGNSADCQLCSAGNTWSATGCSAGASGCRVGHCTTCVAGDNTNCAICESEYTLTAGYCLPQQLCTDANCASCPSDAGTCAQCANGYGLVDGACVRCEVPNCFSCDSDPSKCTQCAPNYYLTPLSTCSPVACNIEHCMECDPQTPSRCQQCAAPYVVDSYDGLCRLPDACSVPNCKKCKTDTSRLCAECDAGYSLSADATSCSSPTTQPCEVEHCNTCVDGDSTRCAYCNTGYYVSDGKCKAMQDCYVSNCAQCMLLDSTKCSTCMKGYLLTSSYGCVPQRVINGAAAPYSLWVPAVVLLASVATHLA from the coding sequence ATGCTCGTGGTGGCCTGTGTGGCACTGTCACCAGCTGCAGCCTACACCACCGACCAGTGCCGCGAAGTGTCGCGGTGCGACGTTGACGGCACCCTCGTGTACGCCTTTTCtggcgagtgcgtgtgctgtCCGGAGATGCCGACCGGCGATATCCTTCCAGTGCAGTGCGTTCCGTCGACCGCGCACTGCCCTAGCGTGCCCAGCTGCAGAGCGTGCGACACGACCCCCGGGATGTGTGACACCTGTATGACCGGCTACGTACTCGAGCCTGCCAACATCTGCAACGAGTGCTTGGCCTCGATGTGCGACGTCTGTCAATCGGGCTCCGAAGGCAAGCGCTGTCAGCTGTGCTCAGAAGGCTATTACTGGATGACTGGCGGTGAGTGCCACCCCGTATCCAATAGCCAGGACTCAGAGAGCAATACGCAATGCCGCGTCGCCTTCTGCAGCACTTGCCCtagcaccaccgccagcagctgcaccaagTGCAACGACGGTTATGCGAAGGATAGCAACGGGTTCTGTGTCAGCGCCTGTAGCGTCCAGCAGTGCGACATGTGCTACACGGGTAACTCCGCCGACTGCCAGTTGTGCTCTGCCGGGAACACGTGGAGTGCGACAGGCTGCTCAGCTGGTGCAAGCGGTTGTCGTGTCGGTCATTGCACCACCTGTGTGGCTGGCGACAACACCAACTGCGCTATATGCGAATCGGAATACACCCTCACCGCCGGCTACTGCTTGCCTCAGCAGCTCTGCACCGACGCCAACTGTGCCAGCTGCCCCAGCGACGCCGGCACGTGCGCTCAGTGCGCGAACGGCTACGGTCTCGTGgacggtgcgtgtgtgaggtgCGAGGTGCCCAACTGCTTCAGCTGCGACAGCGACCCGAGTAAATGCACGCAATGCGCGCCGAACTACTACCTCACCCCGCTCTCGACCTGCTCCCCGGTGGCCTGCAACATCGAGCACTGCATGGAGTGCGACCCACagacgccgtcgcgctgccaGCAGTGCGCGGCCCCCTACGTGGTCGACAGCTACGACGGCCTCTGCAGGCTCCCCGACGCCTGCTCCGTGCCCAACTGCAAGAAGTGCAAGACCGATACCTCCAGGCTCTGCGCCGAGTGCGACGCCGGCTACAGTCTCTCCGCCGACGcgacgagctgcagcagtccGACCACGCAGCCGTGCGAGGTGGAGCACTGTAACACGTGTGTGGACGGTGACAGCACCCGCTGTGCCTACTGCAACACCGGCTACTACGTCTCCGATGGCAAGTGCAAGGCCATGCAGGACTGCTACGTGTCCAACTGCGCACAGTGCATGCTGCTTGACAGCACCAAGTGCTCCACGTGCATGAAAGGATACCTCCTCACGTCGTCCTACGGTTGCGTCCCGCAGAGGGTCATCAACGGCGCGGCCGCGCCCTACTCTCTGTGGGTGCCCGCCGTCGTGCTCCTCGCCTCTGTTGCCACGCACCTTGCGTAG
- a CDS encoding surface antigen-like protein, with amino-acid sequence MHSSRRGSLAVAAVAVCVAVLATVGTCVFDSQEIGGSSFTFVGWSSASKEESYQSCTLTGKVFRIQGAASALSDDATLPGGILRFSSLLVSNGYIVVDKYFPQNTNITIKDASGTVAAGMPFVDAGTAIYSDQLSIVVTDSTLSWAAERSGQSMVRAPFTIQLSSSLFVLGSTVAQASSVVEVTGPSSISQKSALAVDYAKCTGCAQGLVHFTDFVRVWDRSLLRISHSTVKGAAGKPLIGIAQGAGPRMTVESSLFLVENVSSPTSNLIGAAVSMGTDAQITLRAVTVKSIGATMTGSVNAQLLTADDIAQQIPSISVVPDTTCAAACVPTAKVDSRCKCACNADMPHMNLCTAMKDPYANYVYRGCSAGCRRCFNETACLECHPSYEMLPNMMCSLTGLQCTDPNCKTCTTYGQCTDCNDGYGLTSSSACVRCSVADCKSCPIDANVCKVCLGGSEPINNMCPCTDANCASCPSDAGTCAQCANGYGLVDGACVRCEVPNCFSCDSDPSKCTQCAPNYYLTPLSTCSPVACNIEHCMECDPQTPSRCQQCAAPYVVDSYDGLCRLPDACSVPNCKKCKTDTSRLCAECDAGYSLSADATSCSSPTTQPCEVEHCNTCVDGDSTRCAYCNTGYYVSDGKCKAMQDCYVSNCAQCMLLDSTKCSTCMKGYLLTSSYGCVPQRVINGAAAPYSLWVPAVVLLASVATHLA; translated from the coding sequence ATGCACAGCTCTCGCCGCGGCTCTctcgcggtggccgccgtggcggttTGCGTGGCAGTGCTCGCCACGGTCGGCACGTGTGTGTTCGACTCGCAGGAGATCGGTGGCAGCTCCTTCACCTTTGTAGGGTGGTCGTCTGCCAGCAAGGAGGAGTCGTACCAGAGCTGCACCCTCACCGGAAAGGTATTCAGGATTCAAGGCGCCGCAAGCGCTCTGTCGGACGACGCCACGCTGCCCGGCGGAATCCTGCGGTTCTCCAGCCTACTTGTGTCGAATGGCTACATCGTGGTGGATAAGTACTTCCCCCAGAACACCAACATCACCATCAAAGATgccagcggcaccgttgCTGCGGGGATGCCCTTTGTCGACGCCGGCACGGCAATATATTCTGATCAGCTCAGCATCGTGGTCACCGACTCCACCCTCAGTTGGGCTGCCGAACGGTCGGGTCAGAGCATGGTGCGCGCACCCTTCACCATCCAGCTCTCCAGCTCCCTCTTCGTGCTCGGCAGCACCGTGGCGCAGGCATCGTCCGTGGTGGAGGTGACGGGCCCGAGCAGCATCTCGCAGAAGTCGGCATTGGCTGTGGATTACGCCAAGTGCACCGGCTGTGCTCAGGGTCTCGTGCACTTCACCGACTTCGTTCGGGTGTGGGACCGTAGCCTTCTTCGCATATCACACTCCACCGTCAAGGGCGCCGCCGGCAAGCCGCTGATCGGCATAGCACAGGGGGCAGGGCCCCGTATGACGGTGGAAAGCAGTCTGTTCCTTGTCGAGAACGTGTCATCGCCCACCAGTAACCTCATCGGCGCGGCCGTCAGCATGGGCACCGATGCGCAGATCACCCTACGCGCCGTGACGGTAAAGAGCATTGGTGCCACGATGACCGGCAGCGTCAACGCGCAGCTCTTGACGGCAGACGACATCGCCCAGCAAATTCCCTCCATTTCCGTGGTGCCAGACAccacctgcgctgcggcCTGCGTCCCAACGGCCAAGGTCGACTCCCGCTGCAAGTGCGCCTGTAATGCCGACATGCCGCACATGAACCTCTGCACAGCCATGAAGGACCCCTACGCAAACTACGTCTACCGTGGCTGCTCGGCGGGCTGCAGACGGTGCTTCAACGAGACCGCCTGCCTCGAGTGCCACCCGAGCTACGAGATGCTGCCCAACATGATGTGCTCGCTGACCGGGCTTCAGTGCACAGACCCAAACTGCAAGACCTGCACAACTTACGGCCAGTGCACCGATTGCAACGACGGCTACGgtctcacctcctccagcgcttgcgtgcgctgcagtgTAGCGGACTGTAAGAGCTGCCCCATTGACGCTAACGTCTGCAAAGTGtgcctcggcggcagcgaacCGATCAACAATATGTGCCCCTGCACCGACGCCAACTGTGCCAGCTGCCCCAGCGACGCTGGCACGTGCGCTCAGTGCGCGAACGGCTACGGTCTCGTGgacggtgcgtgtgtgaggtgCGAGGTGCCCAACTGCTTCAGCTGCGACAGCGACCCGAGTAAATGCACGCAATGCGCGCCGAACTACTACCTCACCCCGCTCTCGACCTGCTCCCCGGTGGCCTGCAACATCGAGCACTGCATGGAGTGCGACCCACagacgccgtcgcgctgccaGCAGTGCGCGGCCCCCTACGTGGTCGACAGCTACGACGGCCTCTGCAGGCTCCCCGACGCCTGCTCCGTGCCCAACTGCAAGAAGTGCAAGACCGATACCTCCAGGCTCTGCGCCGAGTGCGACGCCGGCTACAGTCTCTCCGCCGACGcgacgagctgcagcagtccGACCACGCAGCCGTGCGAGGTGGAGCACTGTAACACGTGTGTGGACGGTGACAGCACCCGCTGTGCCTACTGCAACACCGGCTACTACGTCTCCGATGGCAAGTGCAAGGCCATGCAGGACTGCTACGTGTCCAACTGCGCACAGTGCATGCTGCTTGACAGCACCAAGTGCTCCACGTGCATGAAAGGATACCTCCTCACGTCGTCCTACGGTTGCGTCCCGCAGAGGGTCATCAACGGCGCGGCCGCGCCCTACTCTCTGTGGGTGCCCGCCGTCGTGCTCCTCGCCTCTGTTGCCACGCACCTTGCGTAG
- a CDS encoding surface antigen-like protein, translating to MNVTHLLMAAMLVAVACSVVMASGASSSSSSSAPARESIPLVSKLIAPSSKSTSNSPRATGADVTASTTSTTTKPVNTAASSCTVSNCAACSSTNPNVCTTCSPGYAVDRLGQCMVVGSCNVAHCVMCHTNDNGRCLACAPGYMPTASFKCVPERSKNTAFRTSSLVVSVGMVLVGTALTMV from the coding sequence ATGAACGTGACGCACCTGCTGATGGCCGCAATGCTAGTAGCCGTGGCATGCTCGGTGGTCATGGCCTCGGGTGCCTCAAGCTCGTCGTCCTCAAGCGCTCCAGCCCGCGAGTCGATCCCCCTTGTGTCCAAGCTGATTGCGCCGTCCAGCAAGAGCACCAGCAACTCGCCGCGTGCAACTGGTGCCGATGTGACGGCGTCTACTACCTCCACCACGACGAAACCCGTGAACACGGCGGCATCTTCGTGCACCGTTTCAaactgcgccgcctgctcgaGCACGAACCCGAACGTGTGCACGACGTGCAGCCCCGGCTACGCCGTCGACCGCCTTGGCCAGTGCATGGTCGTTGGCTCCTGCAACGTCGCCCACTGCGTCATGTGCCACACGAACGACAACGGGCGTTGCTTGGCCTGCGCCCCGGGCTACATGCCGACGGCCTCATTCAAGTGCGTCCCGGAGCGGTCTAAAAATACGGCCTTCCGCACTTCCTCCCTGGTTGTCTCTGTCGGCATGGTATTGGTGGGCACGGCGCTGACCATGGTCTAA
- a CDS encoding surface antigen-like protein has translation MLTERVPVRGSASVHEHAHASSHSLAFHRQPYPPSPEHYLTHPQHGHRRTSFLFPSTRIMPVFALRSSHHKRGIAAVLLLAIVVAVTLTVSAQTIDNYPPVPCDSTVPNCLECRKMGMLSLCSNCKEGYSTAVSPATPTEFGKCKPYNPSTCRLGNCLRCAADDNTKCVQCPVGYPNINTYLCDATTAAPTTASPSITTTTTSPTTAAPSITTTTTSPTTAAPSITTTTASPTTAAPSITTTTTSPTTSAPSTGCQTPSCAICVPGSQYTCAVCESGMVLMVSGQCMPAGSCSMANCAQCYPNDNNRCSSCESGYALTVSYTCIPRKPGNSAAAPTPVLVALAIVSVAATVTYVI, from the coding sequence ATGCTCACTGAGCGTGTTCCTGTCCGTGGGTCTGCGTCAGtgcacgagcacgcacacgcgtcaTCCCACTCCCTTGCTTTCCATCGTCAGCCctatcccccctccccagaACATTACCTCACACACCCGCAGCACGGGCACAGGCGCAcctccttcctcttcccctctaCACGAATCATGCCCGTCTTTGccctccgcagcagccaccacaagcgcggcatcgccgccgtccttCTGCTCGCCATCGTCGTTGCAGTCACCTTGACGGTCTCCGCGCAGACCATCGACAACTACCCTCCTGTTCCCTGTGACAGCACAGTGCCGAACTGCCTGGAATGCCGGAAAATGGGGATGCTAAGCCTGTGCTCAAACTGCAAGGAAGGCTACTCGACCGCTGTCTCACCCGCGACCCCCACCGAGTTCGGCAAGTGCAAACCTTACAATCCGAGCACATGCCGCCTTGGCAACTGtttgcgctgcgctgcagatgACAACACCAAGTGCGTGCAGTGCCCAGTCGGCTACCCGAACATTAATACGTACCTCTGCGATGCGACCACGGCGGCTCCGACGACTGCATCCCCGTCCATCACTACCACCACGACGTCCCCGACGACTGCAGCCCCGTCCATCACTACCACCACGACGTCCCCGACGACTGCAGCCCCGTCCATCACTACCACCACGGCGTCCCCGACGACTGCAGCCCCGTCCATCACTACCACCACGACGTCCCCGACAACCTCGGCACCCAGCACCGGCTGCCAGACCCCGTCGTGCGCCATCTGTGTGCCCGGCAGCCAGTACACTTGCGCCGTGTGCGAGTCCGGCATGGTGCTGATGGTGTCCGGCCAGTGCATGCCTGCTGGCTCCTGCAGCATGGCCAACTGCGCGCAGTGCTACCCGAACGACAACAaccgctgctcctcgtgcGAATCCGGCTACGCCCTCACCGTCTCGTACACCTGCATCCCGCGCAAGCCCGGCaactcggcggcggcgccgacaccgGTGTTGGTGGCGCTGGCCATAGTGTCGGTtgcagcgacggtgacgtATGTCATCTAG
- a CDS encoding RNA pseudouridylate synthase-like protein: protein MRTAYAVAVSRRRSHIACTSSSSPLWALQPRRASSVHRGRVSQTTSGSSSNTSSSHASLRRGHSFRRGRSNARQITPAAETCFSARSRRTGCDHIADRVWRRHQLEDAIHAAQAFRNWCAMHAPCTQAAVGASVSATAALQPGELSPSHAPLLHRVGGSRGSVATLADIGYEEGANSRTTRHHPSFTPPTTPTTNPPLTAGGAVPLTERRMLEHYAVLLHNVRAAAARVATSDYHRFYAAVVEELLTASTSRSGSSAFSVPRSVVWQDAAASAYHGEGGEDATALAERRLAAWASHWHKDLKQWHSRHGPHTPGAGDPVDPQQLLLHADLWQDVLDGAEGVVGTREEDKSMAALLLQGQWRVAIDSLLEADATPPRSASAAAIEPNGSSSTAPQPPSVAELFSAASVRRRHRVPWRPSPHRGSANSSSSTLPPLPRRFALAPVTPAELRLLRHPPSPGLRVLPHSIAAKVQRAGCPERPPGDGVAAAPSLLLEAAAAAEVASGRATGIPPTCVVRLRRRLWVLQHLPRHLPASLVRFQEPRRPSLRAGGGSGREVRSGGMPHAHLLRSHALEKLPWYTLCVLGEALEASGNGGSTVATVLRNARTHMCAALFLSVHADYAALHDYAHTLFLTLGSSMVARAVAARQRQRGRSAGGSDGDAAVTVFESAFVQTAIALLQPPPPVAYAAAGLSPRPASSSGNAASFLARSSSARTPSSSTDITDVHVVPPRVFRRLCAAVQDWRNYHLSLYCETLSQISDSDGIALRELARVLAAQPHGEDALQEEAAVVLAPESAAAIVTALLLQLLDQLSRPSASPSSTTAHASAGCNPQGTSPSLPPLPPVLCFSVPHDKAHAVASYFKGIFHPSFFRRVVTAAPCTNGGECQLGNDGAAATSAIATAITTGARTADEGNGNASALPSLVLPPAEWERNAAARLVGRTLRRLDRYPTRTTEAFFARYVRGDDVDSKREGGEEGGSEVAAPQSASTTVAPPLAMNLFMVNLQAAVDHWHERHRRPILGAPPTASSHAQQQQEQVSLPAQPFVKVAGDGRTANTESAATAAATPEGAAASLAEAGEDGLPNPIVLLASPPMLPHGLHAVYKPAGVNCTLHAHYPSLVYPFLTRDLPWRARGAVAADSSDRNRGAGASSFPASCVPVLRQQGLVNRIDVGTSGVVLVARTAAALHGAADAMIRKHHMRKTYRALVQRWPPFSSSSSASTVSCGDDIAAAAPLFSVSPFLSPMAGAVVCAPVYAAGATASSIRRRSALPLSYGRQLPSSEEPSAHVLAVSRAGSTPSWSSSVPVSPSSSAHVHQQYATLHAALQDQRNAITRYRVLEYFASAGVAYVQVELRSGRRHQIRQHFAQLGFPLVGDARYHAGVVAGRAGTTFGMQRAALHAYTIDILATTDGDGLASGEEVPDRVVVQAALPADMHRALLALRQAEQVKSGQQQLQQQPRG from the coding sequence ATGCGGACGGCTTATGCAGTGGCGGTGTCTCGGCGCCGGTCGCACATTGCTTGCACAAGCtcatcatcgccgctgtgggcactgcagccgcggcgtgcCTCTTCCGTGCATCGTGGCCGCGTCTCACAAACGACGTCCGGCTCGTCATCGAACACGTCCTCGAGCCACGCATCGCTACGCCGTGGGCATAGCTTCAGGAGAGGTCGGTCGAATGCGCGGCAGATCACTCCGGCAGCGGAGACTTGCTTCTCTGCCAGGTCCCGTCGCACTGGCTGCGACCACATCGCCGACCGTGTATGGAGACGCCATCAGCTCGAGGACGCCATCCATGCCGCGCAGGCGTTCCGCAACTGGTGTGCCATGCATGCACCATGCACGCaagcggcggtgggggcaTCCGTGTCGGCAACCGCTGCCCTGCAACCCGGTGaactctccccctcccatgcgccgctgctgcaccgggTTGGCGGCAGTAGAGGTAGTGTTGCCACGCTTGCAGACATCGGGTATGAAGAAGGCGCCAACAGCCGTACCACACGGCACCACCCTAGCTTTACCCCACCGACGACGCCCACCACAAACCCTCCTCTCACGGCGGGTGGGGCGGTACCGCTGACGGAGCGCCGCATGCTGGAGCACTACGCggtcctcctccacaacgtacgcgcagccgccgcacggGTCGCCACGTCAGACTACCACCGCTTTTACGCCGCAGTGGTGGAAGAACTGCTGACGGCGTCCACCTCTCGTAGTGGCAGTAGTGCCTTCTCGGTTCCACGCTCCGTGGTGTGGCAGGACGCTGCTGCATCCGCATACcatggagaaggcggagaagacgcTACGGCGCTGGCCGAACGTCGCCTTGCCGCGTGGGCATCGCACTGGCACAAGGATCTTAAGCAGTGGCACTCGCGCCACGGCCCGCATACCCCTGGTGCGGGTGACCCTGTTGACCCCCAGCAGTTACTGCTCCACGCCGACCTCTGGCAGGACGTGCTTGACGGTGCCGAGGGTGTTGTAGGAACACGGGAGGAAGACAAgtcgatggcggcgctgctgctgcagggacAGTGGCGGGTCGCCATCGACAGCCTTCTTGAAGCCGACGCAACACCGCCCCGCTCCGCATCTGCGGCAGCGATCGAGCCGAACGGCAGCTCCTCTACGGCCCCCCAGCCACCGTCCGTCGCGGAACTCTTCTCCgcggcgtcggtgcggcgccgacaccgcGTGCCGTGGCGACCCTCACCTCACCGAGGCTCTGCGAactcgtccagcagcacgcttccgccgctgccgcggcggttTGCCCTTGCCCCTGTGACGCCGGCAGAGCTGCGCTTACTTCGACACCCGCCGTCGCCggggctgcgcgtgctgccgcACTCGATAGCTGCTAAAGTGCAGCGAGCGGGGTGCCCGGAGCGGCCTCCAGGggatggcgtggcggcagcaccatcgctgctgctggaggcggccgcggctgcagagGTGGCAAGTGGCCGTGCCACAGGCATCCCGCCGACGTGCGTGGtccggctgcggcgtcgtctatgggtgctgcagcacctcccgCGCCACCTCCCAGCCTCTCTCGTCCGCTTCCAGGAACCGAGACGGCCATCGCtgcgcgccggcggcggcagtggtcgCGAGGTGCGGAGTGGGGGAatgccacacgcgcacctccttcgcagccacgcgctggagaagctgcCGTGGTACACGCTCTGTGTGCTCGGCGAGGCGTTGGAGGCGAGTGGGAACGGCGGCTCAACAGtcgcgacggtgctgcgcaacgcacgcacgcacatgtgcgCTGCGCTCTTCCTCAGCGTGCATGCCGACTACGCGGCCCTGCACGACTACGCACACACCCTCTTTCTCAcgctcggcagcagcatgGTCGCACGCGCGGTCGCCGCTcgacaacggcagcgaggacgcagcgctggtggcagcgacggcgacgcggccgTCACCGTATTTGAGAGCGCCTTTGTGCAGACGGCTATCGCCCTGCttcagccaccgccgccggtggcgtACGCAGCGGCCGGGCTGTCGCCAAGgcccgcctcttcctccggCAATGCTGCTAGCTTTCTCGCGAGATCGTCGTCAGCGCGGACGCCAAGCTCCAGCACAGACATCACCGACGTCCACGTGGTCCCGCCACGTGTGTttcgccgcctctgcgccgccgtgcaggaCTGGCGCAACTACCATCTCTCACTCTACTGTGAAACGCTAAGCCAAATTTCGGACAGCGACGGTATAGCGCTACGCGAgctggcgcgcgtgctggcagcgcagccgcacggCGAGGATGCTCTGCAAGAGGAAGCGGCTGTGGTGCTGGCGCCAGAGAGCGCGGCCGCCATCGTCACGgctctcctgctgcagctcctcgatcAGCTGTCACGACCCTCAGCGTCGCCCTCGTCAACGACGgcacacgccagcgccggaTGCAACCCGCAGGGTACAtcgccctcccttcctccactgccgcccGTCCTTTGCTTCAGTGTGCCGCACGACAAGGCGCACGCGGTGGCCAGCTACTTCAAAGGCATCTTCCATCCGTCGTTCTTCAGGCGcgtggtgacggcggcgccgtgcacgaATGGGGGCGAGTGCCAGTTGGGTAAcgatggcgccgcggccacgtccgccatcgccaccgcgaTCACAACGGGTGCCCGCACGGCCGATGAAGGGAACGGTAACGCATCGGCGCTGCCATCCTTAGTTTTGCCGCCGGCTGAGTGGGaacgcaacgccgccgcgcgccttGTCGGTCGCACGCTGCGTCGCCTCGACCGCTACCCGACGCGCACGACAGAGGCCTTCTTCGCCCGCTATGTGCGTGGCGACGATGTGGACtcgaagagggagggtggtgaGGAGGGTGGCTCCGAAGTAGCCGCACCCCAGTCGGCTTCGACGACGGTTGCGCCTCCGCTCGCCATGAACCTCTTCATGGTGAACCTGCAAGCTGCCGTGGACCACTGGCatgagcgccaccgccgccccatCCTCGGCGCTCCACCCACAGCATCAAgccacgcacagcagcagcaggagcaggtgTCCCTACCGGCTCAGCCATTCGTGAAGGTAGCAGGAGATGGTCGCACAGCCAACACGGAATCGGCCGCTACCGCAGCGGCCACGCCCGAAGGTGCGGCGGCCTCGTTGGCAGAAGCTGGCGAGGATGGCTTACCTAACCCCATCGTTCTGCTCGCGTCCCCACCGATGCTCCCGCACGGACTGCACGCTGTCTACAAGCCTGCCGGCGTGAACTGCACCCTGCACGCACACTACCCGTCCCTCGTCTACCCGTTTCTCACTCGCGACCTGCCttggagggcgagaggggcggTCGCGGCGGATAGCAGCGACAGAAAccgtggcgctggtgcatCGTCCTTTCCAGCCTCCTGCGTACCGGTGCTTCGTCAGCAGGGCCTCGTAAACCGCATTGACGTGGGCACAAGCGGCGTTGTCCTCGTTGCTcgtaccgccgccgcgctgcacggcgccgccgacgcgatGATACGAAAGCATCACATGCGCAAGACGTACCGTGCGCTTGTGCAACGGTGGCCGCCcttctcgtcctcgtccagcgCGTCCACAGTGTCGTGCGGCGATGAcatcgcagcggcggcaccgctctTTAGCGTGTCACCCTTCTTGTCCCCGATGGCGGGCGCCGTTGTGTGCGCACCGGTGTACGCGGCTGGCGCCACGGCATCCTCGATCCGCCGGCGCTCAGCACTGCCGCTGAGTTATGGCCGCCAACTTCCGTCGTCTGAGGAACCCAGTGCACATGTGCTCGCAGTCTCTCGCGCCGGCTCGACTCCGTCGTGGTCATCGAGCGTAcccgtctctccctcctcctctgcgcacGTGCATCAGCAGTACGCCACCCTGCACGCCGCTCTACAGGACCAGCGGAATGCCATCACGCGCTACCGCGTACTCGAGTACTTTGCGTCTGCCGGGGTCGCCTACGTGCAGGtggagctgcgcagcgggcggcggcatcaGATACGGCAGCACTTTGCGCAGCTCGGCTTCCCTCTTGTTGGCGATGCTCGCTACCACGCCGGGGTAGTCGCAGGCCGCGCGGGAACGACGTTCGGGATGCAGCGAGCTGCGCTCCACGCCTACACGATTGACATCCTCGCCACCACAGACGGTGACGGCCTGGCgagcggcgaggaggtgcccGACcgcgtggtggtgcaggcggcgctgccagcCGACATGCATCGCGCTCTGCTTGCACTTCGGCAAGCGGAACAAGTCAAGTCgggtcagcagcagctgcagcagcaacctcGTGGCTGA